In Notamacropus eugenii isolate mMacEug1 chromosome 1, mMacEug1.pri_v2, whole genome shotgun sequence, one genomic interval encodes:
- the NHLRC4 gene encoding NHL-repeat-containing protein 4, which translates to MPHAMDTNRPQKERFLRAMHALQATSNHALQVASPLLEHPGGLGPLTGPHLHHLVQQSQDLCVELDRVGHLLRFQQDQLLRCIATPGGVRGLHCSLDGTLYLTFDESPCVQILDLSGHSLHSLPCSLPGTGAFASEDVTVTGSGLVLVSSLVHRAVYAFHHLSKASQGEWVKILTFESPRGLGVDALGRFLVADYVSGLVHSFSVGSTFKAIGLTTVPGLCGPRYVSNGPDGGFVVSEECGDVHLFGQAHQLLGSLGSRLEHPFGNPAGVCTDAEGNIIVVDEQRKEVILFPRAGPPVRLVSKGLQRPTGVACASHGRLLVADNGDNCVKIFKYQV; encoded by the coding sequence ATGCCACATGCCATGGACACAAATCGGCCACAGAAGGAAAGGTTCCTCAGGGCCATGCATGCCCTCCAAGCCACATCCAATCATGCCCTACAGGTGGCCAGCCCTCTCCTGGAACACCCTGGAGGCCTGGGACCACTCACTGGTCCTCACCTTCACCATCTGGTACAACAGAGCCAAGACCTGTGTGTAGAACTGGACCGTGTGGGTCACCTCCTCCGATTCCAGCAGGACCAGCTTCTGAGATGCATCGCCACGCCTGGTGGGGTCAGAGGTTTGCACTGCTCCCTGGATGGCACCCTCTACCTGACCTTTGATGAGTCTCCCTGTGTCCAGATTCTGGACCTCTCTGGACACTCTCTCCACTCTCTGCCCTGCAGCCTTCCAGGGACAGGAGCCTTTGCGTCAGAAGATGTGACTGTGACTGGGTCAGGGCTGGTGTTGGTCAGCAGTCTGGTCCACAGGGCAGTCTATGCCTTCCACCACCTTTCTAAGGCCTCCCAAGGTGAATGGGTGAAGATCTTGACCTTTGAATCCCCAAGAGGGCTGGGAGTGGATGCTCTGGGACGCTTCCTGGTAGCAGACTATGTCTCTGGTTTAGTTCATAGTTTTTCAGTGGGCTCAACATTCAAGGCCATTGGTTTGACCACTGTCCCTGGCCTGTGCGGCCCCCGTTATGTCAGTAATGGCCCAGATGGGGGTTTTGTGGTAAGTGAAGAGTGTGGAGATGTCCATCTCTTTGGTCAAGCTCATCAGCTACTGGGCTCACTGGGCAGCCGACTTGAGCACCCATTTGGGAACCCAGCAGGTGTCTGCACTGATGCGGAGGGCAACATAATTGTTGTGGATGAACAGCGAAAAGAAGTGATCCTATTTCCACGGGCTGGGCCCCCAGTCAGACTGGTATCTAAAGGTCTACAAAGGCCCACTGGGGTGGCCTGTGCCTCCCATGGTCGATTGTTGGTAGCTGACAATGGAGATAACTGTGTCAAAATCTTCAAATACCAAGTGTAG